Proteins encoded within one genomic window of Erinaceus europaeus chromosome 13, mEriEur2.1, whole genome shotgun sequence:
- the MYCT1 gene encoding myc target protein 1, with amino-acid sequence MANNTTSLGSPWPENFWEDLIMSFTVSMAIGLVIGGFIWALLVCLSRRRASAPISQWSSHRRPRSSYTHGLNRTGFYRHSGCERRSNLSLASLTFQRQASMELANSFPRKSSFRASTFHPFLQSPPLPVETDSHLMTLPSTSLSSTINPSHSLNRPDFHWSSNSLRLGLTPPPPPAYESIIKAFPDS; translated from the exons ATGGCAAATAATACAACAAGTTTAGGGAGTCCATGGCCAGAAAACTTTTGGG AGGATCTTATCATGTCCTTTACGGTGTCTATGGCTATTGGGCTTGTTATTGGAGGATTCATTTGGGCTCTGTTGGTTTGCTTGTCTCGGAGACGAGCTAGTGCCCCTATCTCACAGTGGAGTTCACATCGGAGACCAAGGTCCTCTTACACCCATGGCCTCAACAGAACTGGATTTTACCGCCACAGTGGCTGTGAACGCCGAAGCAACCTCAGCCTGGCCAGTCTCACTTTCCAGCGACAAGCTTCCATGGAACTAGCAAACTCCTTCCCACGAAAATCAAGCTTCCGGGCTTCAACTTTCCATCCATTTTTGCAAAGCCCACCACTTCCGGTAGAAACTGACAGTCACCTGATGACTCTCCCTTCTACAAGTCTCTCTTCCACCATCAACCCTTCCCACAGTTTGAATCGCCCAGATTTCCACTGGTCCAGTAACAGTCTTCGACTCGGCCTTACACCGCCACCCCCACCCGCCTACGAGTCCATCATCAAGGCCTTCCCAGATTCCTGA